One Candidatus Roseilinea sp. genomic region harbors:
- a CDS encoding DNA-binding transcriptional regulator, translating to MSRAYTRAERLNEMKRLYVQQAFSDIEMSKRLGVDRTTVFRDRLVLEAAYPFIEVEPGRWKIDRTRLLSEIRLSIDEALPLYLAARRLSRQTRFAQKHIATAIEKLATCLHQPMTARLVRAANDILRQEQRPERLSIIEIITRAWVEQRKARITYRALRAGRPLIHTIHPSLWGESAYVIAYTEITGDIVPFKIERIEDAVITGETFTLPDAFDDQALLRYAWGIWIGDGEPVTVRLRFAPGKATRRVQETRWHPSQQITLLEDGGCEWRADVAEPLEMLPWIRGWGADVEVLEPKALRETLMGEAKAMAELYGWRVSSSPTDKRSTTLDDFFGG from the coding sequence ATGAGCAGAGCATACACCCGCGCCGAAAGGCTGAACGAAATGAAACGGCTTTACGTCCAACAGGCGTTTAGCGACATCGAGATGAGCAAGCGCCTGGGAGTGGATCGCACCACCGTCTTCCGGGATCGCCTCGTCTTGGAAGCTGCATACCCGTTCATCGAGGTTGAGCCTGGGAGATGGAAGATTGATCGCACCCGATTGCTTTCCGAGATTCGCTTGAGCATAGACGAGGCATTACCGCTCTATCTGGCTGCGCGCCGTCTCTCCCGCCAGACGCGCTTTGCGCAAAAGCACATCGCTACGGCCATTGAGAAACTGGCCACCTGCCTGCACCAGCCCATGACGGCGCGGCTGGTGCGCGCCGCCAACGACATCCTGCGCCAAGAACAGCGCCCGGAGCGCCTGAGCATCATCGAGATCATCACCCGCGCGTGGGTCGAGCAACGTAAAGCGCGCATCACCTATCGCGCGCTGCGCGCCGGGCGTCCGCTCATTCACACCATCCACCCCTCGTTATGGGGCGAAAGCGCCTATGTTATTGCCTACACCGAAATCACGGGGGACATCGTCCCTTTCAAGATTGAGCGCATTGAAGACGCCGTCATCACCGGCGAAACCTTTACCTTGCCTGACGCTTTCGACGACCAGGCGCTGCTGCGCTACGCTTGGGGCATCTGGATCGGCGACGGCGAGCCGGTCACCGTTCGCCTACGCTTCGCCCCAGGCAAAGCCACCCGCCGCGTGCAAGAGACGCGCTGGCATCCTTCTCAGCAGATTACCCTCCTTGAGGATGGTGGATGCGAGTGGCGGGCCGACGTGGCCGAACCGCTTGAAATGCTGCCCTGGATCCGCGGCTGGGGCGCGGACGTGGAGGTGTTGGAGCCAAAGGCGTTGCGCGAGACGCTGATGGGCGAGGCGAAGGCGATGGCCGAGCTGTACGGCTGGCGCGTCAGCTCGTCTCCTACAGATAAGCGCTCCACTACCCTGGACGATTTCTTTGGAGGTTAG
- a CDS encoding type III-B CRISPR module RAMP protein Cmr1, giving the protein MVSSSQRITLKTLTPLWTGGVDQTCDRLHETGLIGSLRWWYEALVRGLGGYACDPTSEDPKVRCEYDPRKPDPPEKQLCAACYLFGCTGWGRKFRLRVLNEQGQPIEDALAKKDITFHLEFLELRPITEEEKWLLTKSVEIAARYGALGGKTTLKPQKGPMGEDFGIISWIGASPTLQRPNDIQAFLQRFRQKKNVSGHPDLRYFFFVSGGFLSRLKMNSLMGLDGKGRPLESADEVQKFLQGKRGTSQSDAISKKLFSFRADGGRIWGYARDAQMRGGIIKRIKQLLGQGNYTVKTGEEVLHELRPAH; this is encoded by the coding sequence ATGGTCTCTTCTTCTCAACGCATCACCCTGAAGACATTAACCCCGCTCTGGACCGGCGGCGTGGACCAAACCTGCGACCGCCTGCACGAGACGGGGCTTATCGGCTCGCTGCGCTGGTGGTACGAAGCCCTGGTGCGCGGCCTGGGCGGATATGCGTGCGACCCTACGAGCGAAGATCCAAAGGTGCGCTGTGAGTATGACCCCCGCAAGCCCGATCCGCCCGAAAAACAACTGTGCGCTGCCTGTTACCTGTTCGGCTGCACGGGTTGGGGGCGAAAATTTCGGTTGCGTGTGCTAAATGAGCAGGGACAACCCATTGAAGATGCTCTGGCGAAAAAAGACATCACCTTTCACCTGGAATTTCTGGAACTGCGCCCAATCACTGAAGAGGAAAAGTGGTTGCTGACTAAATCTGTGGAAATTGCCGCCAGATATGGTGCGTTGGGAGGTAAAACAACGCTCAAGCCACAGAAAGGACCAATGGGGGAAGATTTCGGAATCATCTCTTGGATTGGCGCCAGCCCAACACTTCAAAGACCAAATGATATTCAAGCCTTCTTACAAAGATTCCGTCAAAAGAAGAATGTTTCAGGCCATCCTGATTTGCGCTATTTCTTTTTTGTGAGCGGCGGCTTCTTATCAAGATTGAAAATGAATTCACTGATGGGGCTGGATGGTAAAGGCCGGCCTCTAGAAAGTGCTGACGAGGTGCAAAAATTCCTTCAAGGCAAAAGGGGAACTTCCCAGAGCGATGCTATCAGCAAAAAGCTCTTTTCCTTTCGCGCCGATGGCGGACGCATTTGGGGCTATGCCAGGGATGCCCAAATGCGCGGTGGGATTATAAAGCGAATCAAGCAGTTGCTTGGCCAAGGAAACTACACGGTGAAAACCGGCGAGGAGGTGCTCCATGAGCTACGACCTGCACATTGA
- a CDS encoding hypothetical protein (possible pseudo, frameshifted), with the protein MSNNLKPIYSLSICGRLTLELHSLNNEGGEGNQTMTRTVVTWWITARQRAQGQRHQRRHVQAHPGRAFLSVGARAALTPLCWLPDLSRRSHLGRHKFYEQFAEHRLGDH; encoded by the coding sequence ATGTCCAACAACTTGAAACCGATCTACAGCCTCTCCATCTGCGGCCGCCTGACCCTGGAGCTGCACTCCCTGAACAACGAGGGCGGCGAGGGCAACCAGACCATGACCCGCACCGTGGTCACGTGGTGGATCACCGCACGGCAACGTGCACAAGGTCAACGCCATCAGCGGCGACATGTTCAAGCACATCCAGGCCGAGCATTTCTATCTGTTGGCGCGAGAGCAGCGCTTACCCCTCTGTGCTGGCTGCCAGACCTTTCGCGCCGATCGCATCTTGGCCGACACAAATTTTATGAGCAATTTGCCGAACACCGACTCGGAGACCATTGA
- a CDS encoding CRISPR-associated protein Cas4, with protein MFIVTDLKQWAYCPRLVYYAYCLPGARMKPTAKMALGRAANAATEDLEHRRSLRAYGLREGRREFNVWLASEALNLCGRLDMLITAPTATGVELIPVDYKDSTLPEANGRRVPPDVRHSWAVQLTAYAMLVEAVRGQPVARGFIYFIPARRARNVAFGEALRQEVQTGLRAIGAMLAAEQQPPPTPHRGRCAACEYRRLCNDI; from the coding sequence ATGTTCATCGTCACCGACCTGAAGCAATGGGCTTACTGTCCGCGACTGGTGTACTACGCCTATTGCCTGCCGGGCGCGCGCATGAAGCCGACGGCCAAGATGGCGCTGGGCCGCGCGGCCAACGCGGCGACTGAAGACCTGGAACATCGGCGCAGCCTGCGCGCCTATGGGCTGCGCGAAGGTCGGCGCGAGTTCAATGTGTGGTTGGCGTCGGAGGCGCTCAACCTGTGCGGCCGGCTGGATATGCTCATCACCGCGCCGACGGCGACGGGCGTCGAGCTGATCCCGGTGGATTACAAGGACAGCACGCTGCCCGAAGCGAATGGGCGGCGCGTTCCGCCCGACGTCCGACACTCCTGGGCAGTGCAACTGACGGCCTATGCGATGCTCGTGGAGGCCGTGCGCGGCCAGCCGGTAGCGCGGGGGTTTATCTACTTCATTCCGGCGCGGCGCGCGCGCAACGTTGCCTTCGGCGAGGCATTGCGCCAAGAGGTGCAAACAGGGCTTCGCGCGATCGGGGCGATGCTGGCAGCGGAGCAACAGCCGCCGCCTACGCCGCATCGCGGACGCTGCGCGGCTTGTGAGTATCGGCGACTGTGCAACGATATATAA
- the cmr4 gene encoding type III-B CRISPR module RAMP protein Cmr4: MAYQPDSLKYFALALDPIHVGTGGMRLGRVDMSIVREPGTNLPKIPGTSLAGACRTYAAMQESGKFPRCAGQGQPDTARGYQGHCGQPDCPICVTFGFAKGTGGGFQGLAQFSDARLVFFPVHSLAGPVWVTCPGVLRDLGIEIQESKPLDGQVRVAGGITASGRLNLGWLMLEVVGNNPAPDAGKLAGVPQDILDRAVLVSDKMFGHIVNDNLEVRTSVSIDPATGAAAEGALYTYEAIPRASVLYFEVVVSHPKYYRIAREVERDGKKQTEYVIPLRDEQHPEGDPDKVKDTIKNGLKLFESLGIGGMNTRGMGRLRVLNLNGRGAK; the protein is encoded by the coding sequence ATGGCTTACCAACCGGATTCGCTCAAGTACTTTGCTCTGGCCCTGGACCCTATCCACGTGGGCACGGGCGGGATGCGCCTGGGGCGCGTGGATATGTCCATCGTGCGCGAGCCGGGCACCAATCTCCCCAAAATCCCCGGCACCAGCCTGGCCGGCGCCTGTCGCACCTACGCGGCCATGCAGGAAAGTGGCAAGTTCCCTCGCTGCGCGGGGCAGGGACAGCCCGACACAGCCCGTGGCTACCAGGGCCACTGCGGCCAGCCCGATTGCCCCATCTGCGTCACCTTCGGCTTCGCCAAAGGGACGGGCGGTGGGTTCCAGGGCCTGGCGCAGTTCTCCGATGCGCGCCTGGTCTTCTTCCCCGTCCACTCCCTGGCCGGGCCGGTCTGGGTCACCTGCCCCGGCGTCCTGCGCGACCTGGGGATTGAAATTCAGGAGAGCAAGCCACTGGACGGCCAGGTGCGCGTGGCCGGCGGCATCACAGCAAGCGGCCGCCTCAACCTGGGCTGGCTGATGCTGGAGGTGGTGGGCAACAACCCTGCGCCCGATGCAGGCAAACTGGCCGGAGTGCCCCAAGACATTCTCGACCGCGCCGTCCTGGTCTCGGACAAGATGTTCGGGCACATCGTCAACGACAACCTGGAGGTGCGCACGTCCGTGAGCATTGACCCCGCCACCGGCGCCGCCGCCGAAGGCGCGCTCTACACCTACGAGGCCATCCCGCGCGCCAGCGTGCTCTATTTTGAGGTGGTGGTCAGCCATCCCAAATACTATCGCATTGCCAGGGAGGTTGAGCGGGATGGCAAAAAGCAAACCGAGTATGTGATCCCGCTCAGGGACGAGCAGCATCCCGAAGGCGACCCCGACAAAGTAAAAGACACCATAAAGAACGGCTTAAAACTGTTTGAGTCCCTCGGCATCGGCGGCATGAACACGCGCGGCATGGGGCGGCTGCGCGTGCTCAACCTGAATGGGAGGGGTGCGAAATGA
- a CDS encoding nucleotidyltransferase, protein MDPISPQVPQSRRGLLESELERCVQVLREQYAPEQILLFGSLASGEVGEWSDIDLVIIKETDQRFLDRVREVMSLLKPRVGMDILVYTPQEFARLSQERPFVRQEMLQKGKVLYERQ, encoded by the coding sequence ATGGATCCCATCAGCCCGCAGGTGCCCCAATCGCGTCGTGGTTTGCTCGAATCCGAGCTGGAACGCTGTGTACAGGTGTTGCGCGAGCAGTATGCCCCAGAGCAAATTCTGCTCTTCGGCTCGCTGGCCTCGGGAGAGGTCGGGGAATGGTCCGATATTGACCTGGTCATCATCAAAGAGACCGACCAGCGATTTTTAGACCGCGTGCGCGAGGTGATGAGCCTCCTGAAACCGCGGGTAGGGATGGATATCCTTGTCTATACCCCCCAGGAATTCGCCCGGCTGAGCCAGGAGCGGCCGTTTGTGCGCCAGGAAATGCTCCAGAAAGGGAAGGTGCTCTATGAGCGACAGTGA
- the leuD gene encoding 3-isopropylmalate dehydratase small subunit yields MTCFTTLTSKIVPLPVDNIDTDQIIPARFLKVTDKAGLGDNLFADWRYDADGTPKPDFVLNRPEMKGRQVLLVGDNFGCGSSREHAPWALTGYGFRAVISTSFADIFRNNALKNRLLPVIVDKLTHQQLFRLCEEDPDCEVTIDLAAQTLTLPDGRAVGFPIDAFSKACLLNGVDEIGYVLRMTDQILAFEAAHHK; encoded by the coding sequence ATGACCTGCTTCACAACGCTCACCAGCAAGATCGTTCCGCTGCCGGTGGACAACATAGACACCGACCAGATCATCCCCGCGCGCTTCCTGAAGGTGACCGACAAGGCCGGCCTGGGCGACAACCTGTTCGCCGACTGGCGCTACGACGCCGACGGGACCCCCAAACCCGACTTCGTGCTCAACCGCCCGGAGATGAAGGGCCGCCAGGTGCTGCTGGTCGGCGACAACTTCGGATGCGGCTCGTCGCGCGAGCACGCGCCCTGGGCGTTGACCGGCTACGGCTTCCGCGCGGTGATCAGCACTTCGTTCGCCGACATCTTCCGCAACAACGCGCTGAAGAATCGCCTGCTGCCGGTGATCGTAGATAAGCTGACCCACCAACAGCTCTTCCGCTTGTGCGAAGAAGACCCCGATTGCGAGGTGACGATTGACCTGGCGGCGCAAACGCTCACCCTGCCCGATGGGCGCGCCGTCGGCTTCCCGATTGATGCCTTCAGCAAGGCGTGCCTGCTGAACGGCGTGGACGAGATCGGCTACGTGTTGCGCATGACCGACCAAATCCTGGCTTTCGAGGCGGCTCATCACAAGTGA
- a CDS encoding CRISPR-associated helicase/endonuclease Cas3, translated as MTLYPYQEQVKSHLLNGRSVVLQAPTGSGKTRAALAPFIEAFFDLPDDAFPKQCLYSVPMRVLASQFYREYRTLAERYERIHRRALDVRIQTGERPEDPELVGDLVFATLDQTLSSALGVPYSLSTGRANLNVGAVLGSYLVFDEFHLFPPEATQATLQLLRLVGRLAPFLLMTATFSKTMLEAIGDLLKAEVVVVPPDEVESIETRQGQRPRKQRRFEVAESALTAEAVLAAHDRRSLAVCNTVDRAIALYEQLRQVGCRPVPVGDPRLAPIYQALAQARGEEWDRAVAQGVQMLRAHLADGQEGPPWVMLLHSRFEQPHRQLKEALLQALWNPQGVQAGDGPSLIVVATQVVEVGLDISAQTLHTEIAPAASVLQRAGRCARYPGEQGRVIIYPVPAKENGEPDYAPYGGSKAEIAVCDLSWQAFRKQHGVVLDFAAEQKVINQAHSEADAAMFQAMKEAQGDLWQRITDALVRGDASARPQLIRKVDSRTVIVCETPAASGEESPYRFQGISLWHGTLRGKLKELNRLRADLGLDWAVRYPVARGDEDDEAITYTWKDAQTSDDISLSLIFAVHPRLAAYDAEHGLRLGMASDGSYLSPTATLRRQRPDYAGYQLESYPDHIAAMRRIFEGGPASRLPLADGRLRRRLAWPARRFAELTDRWHVPKGLLEQAVRLSFALHDVGKLSEAWQRFAAEYQEAIGEGAPPFLIAHTHYERGNPAHEEAQRKVRRYKPSTHAGESASASVKVLFKALEGQTGSGLYRAAFAAIARHHSPGLNEAKPYRLHPRAGETVAEALEVVGNASWRDWAQWLRPGEEAPNVGKHLPEAPPDGDWAWWFQYFVIVRILRLCDGLSQE; from the coding sequence GTGACGCTCTATCCTTACCAAGAGCAAGTCAAATCGCACCTGCTGAACGGTCGTTCGGTGGTGCTACAGGCGCCCACCGGCTCCGGCAAGACGCGCGCCGCGCTGGCGCCGTTCATCGAGGCGTTCTTCGACCTGCCGGACGACGCCTTCCCGAAGCAGTGCCTCTACTCGGTGCCCATGCGCGTGCTGGCAAGCCAGTTCTACCGCGAGTACCGCACCCTGGCCGAACGCTACGAACGGATCCATCGCCGTGCGCTCGACGTGCGCATCCAGACCGGCGAACGGCCCGAGGACCCCGAGTTGGTGGGCGACCTGGTCTTTGCGACCCTCGACCAGACGCTGAGCAGCGCGCTGGGCGTGCCCTACAGCCTTTCAACCGGTCGCGCCAACCTAAACGTCGGCGCGGTGCTGGGTTCTTACCTGGTGTTCGACGAGTTTCACCTGTTTCCGCCAGAAGCGACCCAGGCCACGCTGCAGCTCCTGCGCCTGGTGGGGCGGCTGGCGCCTTTTCTGCTGATGACGGCCACCTTTTCCAAGACCATGCTGGAAGCCATCGGCGACCTGCTCAAGGCCGAAGTGGTCGTCGTGCCACCCGATGAGGTGGAAAGCATTGAGACGCGGCAAGGCCAACGGCCCCGCAAACAGCGCCGGTTCGAGGTGGCGGAGAGCGCGCTGACCGCCGAGGCGGTGCTGGCGGCCCATGACCGGCGCTCGCTGGCCGTCTGCAATACCGTGGATCGGGCCATCGCCCTGTACGAGCAGCTTCGGCAGGTGGGTTGTCGGCCGGTGCCGGTGGGCGATCCGAGGCTGGCGCCGATCTATCAGGCGCTGGCACAAGCCCGCGGCGAGGAATGGGACAGGGCCGTCGCGCAAGGCGTGCAGATGCTGCGAGCGCATCTGGCCGACGGTCAGGAGGGACCGCCGTGGGTCATGCTGCTCCATAGCCGCTTCGAGCAACCGCACCGCCAGCTCAAGGAGGCGCTGCTCCAGGCGCTCTGGAATCCGCAGGGGGTGCAGGCCGGCGATGGCCCTTCGCTCATCGTCGTCGCCACGCAGGTGGTTGAGGTGGGCCTAGACATCAGCGCCCAGACGCTGCACACCGAGATCGCGCCGGCGGCCAGCGTGTTGCAGCGGGCCGGCCGCTGCGCCCGCTATCCTGGCGAGCAGGGCCGGGTGATCATCTATCCGGTGCCGGCCAAAGAGAACGGCGAGCCGGACTACGCGCCCTATGGCGGCAGCAAGGCCGAGATCGCCGTGTGCGACCTTTCCTGGCAGGCGTTTCGCAAACAGCACGGCGTGGTCCTGGACTTCGCTGCCGAGCAGAAGGTGATCAACCAGGCCCACAGCGAGGCCGACGCCGCCATGTTCCAGGCCATGAAGGAGGCCCAGGGCGATCTCTGGCAGCGCATCACCGACGCGCTGGTGCGCGGTGATGCCAGCGCCCGGCCACAGCTCATCCGCAAAGTGGACAGCCGCACCGTGATCGTGTGCGAGACACCCGCCGCCTCCGGCGAGGAAAGCCCCTATCGGTTCCAGGGCATTTCGCTGTGGCACGGCACCCTGCGCGGCAAGTTGAAGGAGCTGAACCGATTGCGGGCCGACCTTGGGCTGGACTGGGCGGTGCGTTACCCCGTTGCACGCGGCGACGAAGATGACGAAGCAATCACCTACACCTGGAAGGACGCCCAGACATCCGATGACATCAGCCTATCGCTGATCTTCGCCGTCCATCCCCGGCTGGCCGCCTACGACGCCGAACACGGCCTGCGGCTGGGCATGGCTTCCGACGGCAGCTATCTTTCGCCGACCGCGACCCTGCGCCGCCAACGGCCCGACTACGCCGGCTATCAGCTCGAGTCGTACCCGGACCACATCGCTGCCATGCGGCGCATCTTCGAGGGCGGTCCGGCTTCCCGCCTCCCGCTGGCCGACGGCCGGCTGCGCCGTCGGCTGGCCTGGCCGGCCCGTCGCTTCGCCGAACTTACCGACCGCTGGCACGTACCGAAGGGCCTGCTGGAGCAGGCTGTGCGGCTGAGTTTCGCCCTGCACGACGTGGGCAAGCTGAGCGAGGCGTGGCAACGCTTCGCCGCCGAATATCAGGAGGCCATCGGCGAGGGCGCGCCACCCTTCCTGATCGCGCACACGCACTATGAGCGCGGCAACCCGGCCCACGAGGAGGCGCAGCGGAAAGTACGCCGTTACAAGCCTTCCACCCACGCCGGCGAGAGCGCGTCCGCCTCGGTGAAGGTGTTGTTCAAGGCGCTGGAGGGTCAGACCGGCTCCGGCCTCTACCGCGCCGCGTTCGCGGCCATCGCCCGCCACCACAGCCCCGGGCTGAACGAAGCCAAACCCTATCGCCTGCATCCCCGGGCCGGCGAGACGGTGGCCGAGGCGCTGGAGGTCGTTGGCAACGCAAGCTGGCGAGATTGGGCGCAGTGGTTGCGCCCCGGCGAAGAAGCGCCCAATGTGGGCAAGCACCTGCCCGAAGCGCCGCCCGACGGCGACTGGGCCTGGTGGTTTCAGTACTTCGTCATCGTGCGTATCTTACGGCTGTGCGACGGCTTGTCGCAGGAATGA
- a CDS encoding citramalate synthase, with product MTTMLYDTTLRDGTQGEGVNLSVEDKLRIAQRLDEFGMHYIEGGWPGSNPKDAEFFARAKTLDFKHARLAAFGSTRKANANVEQDPQIRALLDAGTPVVTLVAKTSPLHVTHVLETTLEENLKMIGDSVAFFKARGREVVHDAEHFFDGFKLDKDYALATLRAARDAGADWLVLCDTNGGSMPWEIEEITRFTIGELQRGERQVGSRASEVKFGIHTHNDAGVAVANALAAVRAGCAQVQGTINGIGERVGNCDLVTTLANLKLKMNDDCVSDEQLRGLTELARYVFEIANLTLDIRHPYVGQAAFAHKGGIHVAAILKVEESYQHIDPARVGNQKRVLVSELSGRGNIAYKAREFGLNPDGVEVRQVLQRIKEMENRGFFFEGADASVELMLRRAQPGYVKLFELLDYMVVVEHRDGRGVLAEATVKIKVDDEITHTAAEGDGPVNALDLATRKALLPHYPKLKKMRLVDYKVRIIDSDKATGATTRVTIDSTNGHRTWTTVGCSSNIVDASWQALADSMEYALLVA from the coding sequence ATGACGACGATGCTTTACGACACGACGCTGCGAGATGGCACACAGGGCGAGGGCGTCAACTTATCCGTCGAGGACAAGCTGCGCATCGCGCAGCGGCTGGACGAATTCGGCATGCACTACATCGAGGGCGGCTGGCCCGGCAGCAACCCGAAGGACGCCGAGTTCTTCGCGCGGGCGAAGACGCTGGACTTCAAACATGCGCGGCTGGCCGCCTTTGGCAGCACGCGCAAGGCCAACGCCAACGTCGAGCAAGACCCGCAGATTCGCGCGTTGCTCGACGCCGGCACGCCGGTGGTCACGCTGGTCGCCAAGACCAGCCCCTTGCACGTGACGCACGTGCTGGAGACGACGCTGGAGGAGAATCTGAAGATGATCGGCGACAGCGTGGCCTTCTTCAAGGCGCGCGGCCGAGAGGTGGTGCACGACGCCGAGCATTTCTTCGACGGCTTTAAGCTGGACAAGGACTACGCGCTGGCCACGCTGCGCGCCGCGCGCGACGCCGGCGCCGATTGGCTGGTGTTGTGCGACACCAACGGCGGCAGCATGCCCTGGGAGATCGAGGAGATCACGCGATTCACGATCGGCGAGTTGCAGCGCGGCGAGCGTCAAGTCGGGAGTCGGGCGTCGGAGGTGAAGTTTGGGATTCACACCCACAACGACGCCGGCGTGGCCGTCGCCAATGCGCTGGCTGCGGTGCGCGCCGGCTGCGCGCAGGTGCAAGGCACCATCAACGGCATCGGCGAGCGGGTGGGCAACTGCGACCTGGTGACCACGCTGGCCAACTTGAAGCTGAAGATGAACGACGACTGCGTGAGCGACGAGCAACTGCGAGGGCTCACCGAACTGGCGCGCTACGTCTTCGAGATCGCCAACCTCACCCTCGACATCCGCCACCCCTACGTCGGGCAGGCGGCCTTCGCGCACAAAGGCGGCATCCACGTCGCCGCCATCCTCAAGGTGGAAGAGAGCTACCAACACATTGACCCGGCGCGCGTGGGCAACCAGAAGCGCGTGTTGGTGAGCGAGCTGAGCGGCCGCGGCAACATCGCCTACAAAGCCAGAGAGTTCGGCCTCAACCCCGACGGCGTCGAGGTCAGGCAAGTGCTGCAGCGCATCAAGGAGATGGAGAACCGCGGCTTCTTCTTCGAGGGCGCCGACGCCAGCGTGGAACTCATGCTGCGCCGCGCGCAGCCCGGCTACGTCAAGTTATTCGAGCTGCTGGATTACATGGTGGTCGTCGAGCATCGCGACGGGCGTGGCGTGCTGGCCGAGGCGACCGTCAAGATCAAGGTGGACGACGAGATCACCCATACCGCTGCGGAGGGCGACGGGCCGGTGAACGCGCTCGACCTGGCTACGCGCAAGGCGCTGTTGCCGCACTACCCCAAGCTGAAAAAGATGCGCTTGGTGGACTACAAGGTGCGCATCATTGACAGCGACAAAGCGACCGGCGCCACCACGCGCGTGACGATTGACTCGACCAACGGCCATCGCACCTGGACGACGGTCGGCTGCTCGTCCAACATCGTAGATGCCTCATGGCAGGCGTTGGCCGACTCAATGGAATACGCGTTGCTCGTGGCGTAG
- the cas1 gene encoding CRISPR-associated endonuclease Cas1 — MTDIQPLQTLIVEDFGAYVGKRSERLRVTVKGELKAEAPLLYLRQVIVRARGVSLSSDAILACAERGIALHFVSGVGLSPGASLYTTGLTGTVLTRRAQLLAYTDHRALRVAGAIAAAKIGNQAGLLRYHARSRKSTAPKLAHALRLLADEVLDHQAELDELLARMLTGQDALQADDAPNAHPPHDGKRYPIDRARNALLSIEGRAAQKYWAGVKLLLPAELGWEGRRARHAADPFNSALNYGYAILARHVEQALLLAGLDPFAGFLHADRPGKPSLTLDLIEEFRQAVVDRVVIGMMGKGMSLGMGAEGLLDDVARRAIAERVIARLEESAERYAGKRRTLREIVQMQARQLAAHLRGDRPAYLAFAAKW; from the coding sequence ATGACCGACATCCAGCCCCTGCAAACGCTCATCGTTGAGGATTTTGGCGCCTATGTGGGCAAACGCAGCGAACGGCTGCGCGTCACCGTCAAGGGCGAGCTAAAAGCCGAGGCGCCCTTGCTGTACCTGCGCCAGGTGATCGTGAGAGCGCGCGGCGTGAGCCTCTCCTCCGATGCCATCTTGGCCTGCGCCGAGCGCGGCATCGCCTTGCACTTCGTCTCCGGCGTCGGCCTGTCGCCGGGCGCCTCGCTCTACACCACCGGCCTGACGGGCACCGTGCTCACTCGCCGCGCCCAGTTGCTGGCCTACACCGACCATCGCGCGCTGCGCGTGGCCGGCGCCATTGCCGCAGCCAAGATCGGCAATCAGGCCGGCCTGCTGCGCTATCACGCCCGTAGTCGCAAGAGCACTGCGCCCAAGCTGGCTCATGCGCTGCGCCTGCTGGCCGATGAAGTGCTCGACCACCAGGCTGAACTGGATGAATTGCTGGCGCGGATGCTCACCGGACAAGACGCCCTCCAAGCAGACGACGCACCCAACGCCCACCCACCCCACGATGGCAAACGCTATCCGATAGACCGCGCCCGCAACGCGCTGCTTTCGATCGAGGGACGTGCAGCGCAGAAATACTGGGCCGGGGTCAAACTGTTGCTGCCGGCCGAGTTGGGCTGGGAGGGTCGGCGCGCGCGCCACGCCGCCGATCCGTTCAACAGCGCCTTGAACTATGGCTACGCCATCCTCGCCCGACACGTCGAGCAGGCGCTGCTGTTAGCCGGCCTGGACCCCTTCGCCGGCTTCTTGCACGCCGACCGCCCCGGCAAACCCAGCCTCACCCTCGACCTAATCGAGGAGTTCCGCCAGGCAGTGGTGGACCGCGTGGTGATCGGGATGATGGGCAAGGGCATGTCGCTTGGCATGGGCGCGGAAGGCCTGCTGGACGACGTCGCCCGCCGCGCCATCGCCGAACGGGTGATCGCCCGCCTGGAGGAGAGCGCCGAACGCTACGCGGGCAAGCGGCGCACCCTGCGCGAGATCGTCCAGATGCAGGCCCGCCAACTGGCCGCCCACCTGCGCGGCGACCGCCCGGCCTACCTGGCTTTCGCAGCGAAATGGTGA